A single genomic interval of Nitrospirae bacterium CG2_30_53_67 harbors:
- a CDS encoding addiction module toxin RelE, with the protein MAYNVVYKKSVHRDLKKVSRSGAGHILSKIETELSKKADKYPVLKGQFAGLRKYRIGDYRVIYAIVGQDVLILRIGHRRDVYKKEI; encoded by the coding sequence TTGGCTTATAATGTTGTTTACAAGAAATCGGTACACCGTGATTTAAAGAAAGTATCCCGGTCCGGAGCAGGACACATACTCTCCAAGATTGAAACCGAACTTTCAAAAAAAGCGGACAAGTATCCGGTTTTGAAGGGACAATTTGCGGGTCTTCGAAAGTATCGTATCGGAGACTACAGGGTGATCTACGCAATCGTTGGCCAAGACGTTCTTATTCTCAGAATCGGCCATCGGAGAGACGTGTATAAAAAAGAAATCTGA